ctgtatgggcgcacggccgggcatagaacggaaggagtaCCGTTCAGAGCAGATAtttattgtcaaattgtacaggggtttttttttttgcaaacataAGATTCAAAGATTCACTTTTCTGATACATAATATTTGGACTTttttagctaattgatgagattttattaactctttgttggtggagaaaattatcaatttttggtaagattgttttctttcattttttggcTGTACACCATACCATAaagtgtatatattatttttattctatgggtctctactagagatgagagtgcactaaaatgctcgagtactcgttattcgagacgaacttttccggATGCaacagtgctcgtctcgaataacgagccccattgaagtcaatgggagactcgagcatttttcaaagggaccatggttcaggaataaaatgtgttatttaattgaaaaagaatgtcttctcataagctagcagatgtatgcaaacatctgcaatctattcttcactgttccgcgcgtatattatctcccgacaagttagcagatgtgaagaacagtgaatagaataaaaacagtgaacacaggatcatttaagtgaaaaacgcagtgaaaaacacaatgaagaatagattgcagatgttcggcacatctgcttacttgtcgggagatacgctgtcccgggatccgctcctcttcttccactgaagtctccccggcgtctctgtgctgccgctgccccccggttttgttcgcaccgtttcgcgtgtatcttccgacaagtaagcagatgtgccgaacatctaatctattcttcactgtgtttttcacttaaatgatcctgtgttcactgtttttattctattcttcattgttcttcacgttttttttaattaaatgctcgatctcgagcaggggaaatactcgtcaacgagccgtttcgagtacctggccgggcaggctatatactgggggatatggcctggcaggctatatatatacGGAgaaaggggctgctggctatatactagggggcagggggcagctatatactggctggaggcttatactcgagtcaaaagatTTTTCCAGTTATttacgcatgctcagacagtttacagtcagacccggaggCTGCTCCGAAGAGGATCTGATTgcccagtaaggctacattcacacggtgctgcggagaggagcaggggatgagcgccgctcactcccgcccctctccataggaatatacagcgcatggcgccgtattacgtaaagataggacatgtcctatctttctaagggctacggagcggtacggtgcggtacgccgtatatacgtcccccatacgtttgtgtgcatgtggcctaagtGGCACAGGGAGAAAAGTGGCGCGTCTGTGTCATGCTTGACCACAGCATGTAAGAGATTAACATTCGCAATCGGAACTGGctgtgtaatatacagctgactccCGCTGCTTATGGTACGGCTgtgtttgtgagccggtgccagaagcaggatgtaATAGAACTTCACGGTGCGCAAAGGGCTTCATATAAAAAACAATCAGTAGGAACGGTTTTCTTTTCATTCTAACATATCACTCATATCACTCACCTGGACATATACAATTACATCGAATTCCTTGCTCAATAAAATCAGCAGCAACAGATTTTGTCAGACCGATGACTGCAGCCTTTGAAgtgctatatacacatctatTTACTACACCTGGAAGGAGAAATAAGACTTATATAATTACTAGAAGAACAGTAATAAACTACACAATAAGGCTAGGGCTATCCCTCATTTAGGATCCCTGTTGTAAGGAATATATCATTCAGAGGGATATATCCTCCTCTTCCACCTCACCACCCTAAAATTGGGAGGAGGATTAAACATCGGCGGCAGCCAGTGCTCTCAGTTTCTCTGACTTATTTCCCTGGGAACCTCCCAGTGTAAATGCTCAGAACAGTCCAAGGATGCAGTTGCATCCCCATAGGCTTATTTGGGTGTGTAAATCACACTGCAGTAAGAAGCAGGGTGGAAACCCTGTGCAGAAGGAGGAAAAAGGATGCATCTGTCTCTCAGTATAAAGCCCTTACGGGCTTACGTCAGTGTGCGTGGGGCCTAAGTCTATAGATACATTCAGCTTATACACCAGCCAAGCTTCCGGTGTAGGTGCCGAATGTATCCAAAAATTGTGATGTGAATATTGCCTAATTGAACAGCAACTCACACAATACTAGTTCTGAAACCCCTGGCTGAACCACAAACTATATGATGACTGTCACTTTGCATATTTCTAAGTGATGTTTCGGCACGGAAGGAGATGctggacaataaaaacaaaggcatgaGTGACACATGTATACATAGCCCCACAAAACATAGGAGACAGTTTGGGTAGGCAAATCATTGTGAGGGATTCCTTTTAATGTCTACTCTTGGCGATTAAAAGCACACTTGCTGCAAAttttagtaataaaaataatgtgcaGTATAGCTGAGTGGGCAAACTCATTTGCAATTTCCACTTCAAAGTAAGTCTGATTGACCATGCAGATCTGTAGAAAGTGTTAGTTACTGGTCCTAGAGAACTCTTATCATaacttgtgtgtgtttttagcagcagcagcacaactataaaaattgatttataatgcaggattgtagctgaatATTGTGCACTGCACAGAAGGTTGCACTGCTATGCAAAATCTCTTTAGCTAGCGGCTCCAaagcctctcctcctcctcagagtTGACATTTATCAACTAGAAACCTGTTACAACTTTCATTCAGAGTAAAGGGGAGTGGCTGTGCAGCAGCTTGAATGAAGAGATGTAAGAATACAGCAGACAGAGGATTTTCAATGTGCTCCGGCCCAGATATTATCCTGGAATATATTTTTCaaagtcctgctgttactaacaacaacACGAACAAAATATTTGGTTACAAAAGGGTTACTGCCTGTTCCTGAAGTTTTGCATGGTCAATCCCCTTTAAGATGGCTTAAGAAAAGTaattaaaacacacacacacacatcaaaaCTATGCAACTTGTTAGTTATATTGTaggaaaatttatttaaaaaaatatcattcaaaataatattttatatatatttattatgaatACCTTTAATACTGGAGGCTACTGAAGACATGTTGATAATGTTCCCTGATTTTTGAGCAagcatctggaaaaaaaaataacaattacaGTAAAACTAATGTTCATAATGTAAATTATACAATGTATAACTTTATAACCTCCTAACGGGCCCTGCATAGTATATTGTCTCCTTTGAGTTCCCCTCCCCACACAAAATTCTCCATCTGTAGCCCCCATCTTATGTCCCCTTATGTCCCCCACCACCTTTCGCCTCCCTTTCTTCAGCCCCCACCTTGTGCTTCACTtgatgtgcccccccctcatcttcTGTCTACCTTTCTTTAGCAAATGTATGCCTACGTTTCTGCATCACCTCCCCTCATGCCTCCTTCCTAACTGTCAAATTGGGTTGAAACAAAGtcaaatactcacctttctgcgTTCCGGCTCAGCAAAGCTCCTATCTTTTCTTCTCTGCCATCACTATGCACAGCTCTGATGCCGGCAGGTGCAATGACCGGGGAGCCTACAGTTGACCACCATTGAACTGGTAGTTCTGCCAGTGGTAAATTGTTCTTCCCTTCTACTTTAAGATATTCAATTGAAGATGAAACATTACATTTAGCACAACATGAGTGAAAGAGCACACTTACTTTTGGCAGGAAAGTTTTGATCATGAGATACATGCTCCGCACATTAAGATTCATAGTGAAATCCCAATCTGCCTCCTCACAATCCAATATGGTTCCATGGTGAACAAAGctgtaacagaacacagattacaaTATCATATGTACTGGACTACTTGAATGGTAGTCTACAACTGCTCCACATGGGGAATTACTCATCAGCAATAGAAATCAGTAGAGTAGGAACTGGAGCAGGGGAAATGGTCTAATCCGAAATGTTAACAAAAGATGATTGTGAAGATGGTATCAATGGGAGACTCTGATTGTGAAAAAATTGGAGAGAATTAAAAGAAGGCAACTGTGAGTTGAGATGGATAAAAATTTCAATTGGAAATGCAACTCtgacaaagtgtaaaaaaaaagtttttttctcatCTTTTCTCTCTGTGTAAGCCAAGGCTAATGACATGTGTAAATAAAATCAGATATTTTATAACTTTGGGGTGGTCAGCAGAATTTTCTTCTGTGTGGTCTGTTTTGGGTCAAGTATTTGTCCTAGATAAATATGCAGGATGGACAAAGTGATAAAAATAGCGAGTGGGGTAATAGGTTGTAAACAGTAGAGCTTCACAAATGTGGAACAAAGGATTCTGGACAAATTCAAGGCAATAACCCAACCCATTTTTCTATAGGCTAAATCTGTAAAAGAGTTTGTGCAATTTAAAAACCATCGGTATCGGAAATCTTTTGTCCTCTTTGCCATGAGGAATTGTCACTGATGTTATTGGGTAAATTATGATGACAGACAACTTATTTCTGTTGttgtaaatatgtattttttccatATCTCTATTTTCTGTAGTTTGTTGCTGGAGCACTTTAATTTCCACTTTGGGGGATGAATAAAGTTTTATCCAATCTAATCTAATAGGATCTCATTTGAGACTCAAAAGTGATTAATACACTGTTATAAAATAAGTGTTATAAATCAGCTCACATAAGCGGTTAATAGTCATATATGCTTTCTTATTCCATACATAGTTTGCAATACTGTCTTAGGCCTTATCTGCACGTACGTATGTGGTCCATGAAATACAGACTTTGTGCTTTATCCCCATGGAACTACTGTCCTTATAAATAAAGTTAGTACATGACAGTCCAGTGGTTAGTCGGTGACTCACTCTATCACAGATAACTACGGTGTTGTAAAATCTGTTCACAGCACTGTGTTCAATTCATGGACtgatgtgaataagcccttaggccccttccacacttgcgtttttcacgcgcgtgcttttgacgcgcagaacttccatcgcactctgacccattgtaatcaatgggctttttcagacttgcatttttttcatgcgcacacgtgcgttttttttaacgcgcgatTAAATCTCGCcattctctacttttgcaagtcacgcgcgtgaaaaacacaccatacaagtctatggagatgcatcaaaaacgcattgcactctgagacacatgcaagtgcaatgcgtttttcatgcatcaattgccattgaaaagatagagctcagtcctgagtccttttcacgcgcattatctgcacgcattgaaattgcaatgaaaatgcattaaaaatgcgcgtgaaaaactgagacgctgaacaaactctgactgaaaactgattgcactctgatgcaaaatgtcagtttttcactgaccaaaccctgatcagactctgacgtgatctgcaacgcaagtgtggaaggggccttatacttgCTGTAGAGAAAGGAGTTTATGATACtgacatttaaaggaaaaatCTTACACAATGGAATCTGAAAGATTATATTTAGAAACATGTAATTTGACTGGTCGGAGCAGCCCATTGTTTTATAGGGCATGAGACATATACTTACCCAGCTACATTGAAGAGCACATCAATTCTATCAATCTCCTGGCAGAGTTTTTCAATCTGCTCTTTCTTTGTAACATCTAATACTCTTGTCTGAATACCTAAAATAATTGTATAAAAATCCCAGTTAGAGAAGCATATGATAAAGTCTAGATTtttatttctctctttttttttgtttgaaaatTAAATACTAAACCCCAAATACATAAGGGGTCATTTGGATTTAGAGCTCATTCAGACGGCCATTatgggggcagtgatctggtcgcatgatttgtaaccagatcacggcccccccctagacttctatggctcccgatgatggtgcggtgagcacatgCCGTTTACTATCAGTCTCCttagttcagtgatggcgaaccttttagcggccaagtgcccaaaaagcaacccaaaacccctcttatttatcgcgaggtgcccaaaaattaaagcagtaacttactgctccctgttctttaacaatcatattggcctcctgaggacagcaacgcagcagaaagatggaaaaggtgcattattttagcttctttccagtgtccctctgtaatcaggggggcagcagaaggtcctccaaagagaaTTCGgacctgtctattcattctccctcttcctacagtccaaactagcgaagtaagtatcaaaatatgactgaaaacagcatcttttaagttgcttggaactggaggaagattctttgagtcctgtctggtgtgcttggggtgatggcccgggtgcccacagaaagggctctgagtgctgcttctggcacccgtgccataggtttgccaccactgccttagtttATGCTCCAACAATGATGTAGAAATAtgtacatgtgccatctgcagCCAATCAATGGGTCATTAAGGGCGTCAGTCATATGTTACAATCAGGATATCATAGCTGGATCAGGAAGTATAGAGATCAAGAACTGTAGGGCTTTAAACACAGATATAATTAAGTAAACACCAATTGAAAATAGCAACCTTCATATGATTCCAAAGATTTCAACTTCTCTTCATTGATGTCTGTTGCAATCACCTTTGCTCCTTCTTTAGCAAATGCCTATAGGTTCAAAAGAGAATAGAACTAGTAGTGTTGCTCTATATTAACCGGTAAACAATGCTAATTCATTTTCTTACAAACACACTAAATTTACAACAGCTTTTTAATGCAGGCAAAGTTCTAGAATGTGCAAAGTTTTGGACGAGTACGTTGAAGAAGACATCTACATATGTaccaacatgtgacatactattactgagacccccactgatcagcaagttaggtcctatacagtggataggacctaactttgattcatgggaaaacccctttaactcgatGCATACAACCA
The DNA window shown above is from Engystomops pustulosus chromosome 1, aEngPut4.maternal, whole genome shotgun sequence and carries:
- the BDH2 gene encoding dehydrogenase/reductase SDR family member 6 isoform X1, which translates into the protein MYRWTYPGSNEMRMTSGVHALYRMGRLDGKVILLSAAAQGIGHAAAIAFAKEGAKVIATDINEEKLKSLESYEGIQTRVLDVTKKEQIEKLCQEIDRIDVLFNVAGFVHHGTILDCEEADWDFTMNLNVRSMYLMIKTFLPKMLAQKSGNIINMSSVASSIKGVVNRCVYSTSKAAVIGLTKSVAADFIEQGIRCNCICPGTVDTPSLRERIQARPNPEQALKDFLARQKTGRMATAEEVAHLCVYLASDEAAYVTGNAHIIDGGWSL
- the BDH2 gene encoding dehydrogenase/reductase SDR family member 6 isoform X2, whose protein sequence is MGRLDGKVILLSAAAQGIGHAAAIAFAKEGAKVIATDINEEKLKSLESYEGIQTRVLDVTKKEQIEKLCQEIDRIDVLFNVAGFVHHGTILDCEEADWDFTMNLNVRSMYLMIKTFLPKMLAQKSGNIINMSSVASSIKGVVNRCVYSTSKAAVIGLTKSVAADFIEQGIRCNCICPGTVDTPSLRERIQARPNPEQALKDFLARQKTGRMATAEEVAHLCVYLASDEAAYVTGNAHIIDGGWSL